CCCCGCTTGCCGCAAAGAAAGCTCTACCAAACCCTTTTCGTTCTCATAATCGATCACTGTGGCATTTATCCTGTCGCCTACTTTCAAATCGCTATATTCGCCAGACTCATCATATGCCTCATAACCACGAATAATACCGGTCATGAGACCATTTAAATCTACAATTATTTCATTGCGCCCCACAAATACCACCTCTCCCTCTACCAAATCTCCGGCCTTGGGCAAGGCTGGGCTCTCTTCAGAGTTCAATAATTTATCCATGTTGCTCACCTTTGTTTTGTTTGCTATTACCATAAAATTAGTTAATAATAAGGGCCAACGTCATGCCGTTTAAGCCCCTTGTTAGTTAATAAAAATATACAATTTTTTAATTTATAATTTAGGTTAATTAAAAGTAGTATATACCATTTTCTAATATTTGACAAGGGGGGCCAAAAACTGGTAATATTAAGGCATCTAAAGGGCATTTTTCAATCTTGGTGCCTTTAATTTTATTACCTTTTTTAATAATAGATTACTCAAAAATTAATAATTAATAGAAACTATGGCTATTGATAAAATAGGAGGCCCGACTCCTAAAGAAATGGGGGTTGAGCAAGAGCCACCAAAATTCAAAAGAGATGATAAAGTAAGATTAACGCCAAAAAAAATAGCGCAACTGACAGAAGAGAATCTTATGTATGGCTTTCCGCAGACAGAGGGAATAGTAGAATCTATTAACGAAAATATGCTGTCTGTTAGATTTGGAAATGCGGTAAGGCAAGTTGATGATACAGAAATAGAAATAATTAAATAAATTACCAAAATTCTTTTTTAAGGGAATATACCTTTTTATAACGTGGAATTCCTTTAAATGCTATTAACTCTATTATTTTTCTTATAAATAAATTGATCTTATGCAAATCCAATGGCTCGGCAATTCCTGTTTTAAAATTCAGGTCAAAAACAACGCTCATGAAACGCTAGTTTTGACTGACCCCTATTCACCCAAAAGTGGCCTGGGCAAAGGGCGCTTCTCTGCCGACCTGGTCATCTATAGCCAAGAAAAAAACGATCTCCTGCTTGACCCAGGAGAAATAAAAGGGACCGAACAAATGGCGAATCCTTTTATTATAAAGAGCCCGGGCGAATATGAGCTCCAAAGTTCTTTTGTTTACGGATTGCCACATTCATCAAAAGAAAAAAACACCCTTTATGTGCTTTCTATTGAAGATATAAAAATCGCTTTTCTCGGCTTGTTAGACAAAAAAGATCTCTCCAGTAAAGAACTTGAGGCTATTGAGGGCGTTGATATCCTCCTGATACCCGTTGGTGGCAAAAATATTCTAAACGCCGCCGACGCTGCCAAGCTCGTCAATGAAATTGAACCGCGCATTATTATTCCTATGTGCTACAAAACAACGGGTACATCCGTAGATTTTGAAACCGTCGACCGCTTTGTCAAAGAAATGGGCAATAAAAAAGAAGAACTAGACAAACTAAAAATTTCCAAAAAAGACCTGCCCCAAGAAGAAACTCGCTTAATTTTATTGAATATTTAAAATGAGTTTTTCTCTCCAAAACCCCCGCGCCAAAATGTATCTCTCCATTGCTCTGACCATGGCTGCCATTTTTGCTGTCTGGGTTGTCACTTTGACTCGCACCCTGAAAAAACCACCGACCCAAAAAAGCAGTAATATCTCCTCTGATTTAAAACCGCTGGAAGAAAAACTCTCCGTGCTCTTCCAAGATCTACAAACCCTCAAAACCGCTCTAGACCAATCAGCGACTACTACGGCCACCTCTCTCCAGGGCGGTCCCCAAATAAAACCAGAAGAACTGGACAAAATTATTGAACGACTAGATATCAGTACCTCCACCACAACCAGCACGCCCACTACTACAAAATTAATAAAATAATCACCTATTACTAATCACTAGTTACGAGTTACTAGTTACTAATCCTATCTATGAAAGATAAAAAACCAACCAAAGAAACAACCCCAGAGGAAATTACCCCCTTTGCCGAGGCTATTGAACCACGTGAAATCGTCCAGGAAATGCGTGAATCCTATCTAGACTATGCCATGTCTGTTATTGTGGCGAGAGCCTTGCCCGATGTTCGTGACGGTCTCAAACCAGTACATCGTCGGATTCTTTATGCCATGTGGGATATTGGGCTAAAGCCCAGCGCCAAATTCCGAAAGTCTGCCACCGTTGTCGGCGAGGTCTTGGGCAAATATCACCCCCATGGCGATGCCGCTGTTTATGACTCCATGGTTCGCTTGGCTCAAAATTTTTCTATGCGCTACCCACTAGTCCATGGTCAGGGGAACTTTGGTTCTATGGATGGTGATGGCGCTGCGGCCATGCGCTACACCGAAGCCAAACTTGCCTCTATCTCCGAGCAAATGCTTGCTGACTTAGAAAAAGATACCGTCAATTTTATCGCCAATTACGATGGTACTCAAAAAGAACCCCAAGTCCTGCCAGCCAAACTGCCCAACCTCCTCCTAAATGGCTCTCTTGGTATTGCCGTTGGTATGGCCACCAGTATCCCCCCGCACAATTTGGGCGAAGTAATTGATGGCATCTGCCATCTCATTGATCATCCCGACGCTGACCTCGACGAACTGATGGAGCACATCAAAGGACCAGACTTCCCTACTGGTGCTTCTATTTTCAACATTGCTGACATCAAGCAAGCCTATGCTACCGGCAAAGGGTCTATTGTCATGCGTGCTGATTCCGAAATTATTGAAACCAAAAACGGTTTTCAAATTATTATTTCTTCCGTTCCTTACCAGGTCAATAAATCAGCCCTGATCGAACGCATCGCCGAATTAGTCAAAGACAAAAAGGTTGAAGGCATCAAAGATATCCGTGATGAATCTGCCAAGGGCGATGTCCGTATCGTCATTGATCTCAAAAAAGATACCTACCCCAAAAAAATACTAAACCAACTTTACAAACAAACTGCCCTCCAAGGCTCATTTCATGTCAACATGCTGGCTCTCATTGACGGCATCCAGCCGCGCGTTTTAACCCTGAAAATGGTCCTCGAAGAATACATAAAACACCAGCAAGAAATTATTGTCAGGCGCACCAAGTTTGATCTGGACAAGGCCAAAGCACGCGCCCATATCCTCGAAGGCCTTATGCTCGCTTTGAGCAAAATTGATGCTGTCATAAAAACCATCAAAGAATCCAAGGATCGCGATCAGGCCAAATTAAATTTGATGGATAAATTCAAATTGACTGAGCTTCAGGCTATTGCCATCCTTGAAATGAAACTCCAACAATTAGCCAACCTAGAGCGCCTGAAAATCGAAACCGAGCTCAAAGAAAAAATCGCCCTGATCAAAGAACTTGAATCTATTTTAAAAAGCAAGGACAAAGTACTCCGTATTATCAAAGATGAACTAAGGGGCATCAAAGAAAAATATAATAACGAACGCAAAACAAAAATTTTTAAAAACGCTGTGGATAAATTTTCCCAGGAAGATCTGATACCAGACGAAAGCGTTATTGTCGTTATCACCAAAGATGGCTATATCAAACGCCTACCGCCAGACACCTTTAAAACCCAAGCTCGTGGCGGTAAAGGTGTCGCTGGAGTCACCACCAAAGAAGAGGATGCCGTAGACTCACTCTTTGCTACCACCACCCATAAGGATCTATTATTCTTCACCACTCGTGGTCGTGTCTTCCAACTCAAGGCCTATGAAATACCAGTTGCTTCGCGCACAGCCAAAGGCCAAGCTGTCGTCAATTTCCTCCAGCTCGCCCCGGGTGAAAAAGTTTCTGCCGTTCTCTCTCTGGCCGACCTCAATACCTACAAATTTCTAGTCATGTCTACCCGTCAGGGCACTATCAAAAAAGTTGCCTTGGAACAATTTGAAAATGTCCGCCGCTCCGGCCTCATTGCCATTAAACTCAAAAGCGAAGATGTCCTCGATTGGGTAAAGCCCTCTACTGGCAAAGATGAGGTTATCCTCACTTCTACTGTCGGCCAAGCTATTAGATTCAAAGAAACCAACCTCCGCCCCATGGGTCGGACTGCCTCGGGCGTTCGCGGTATTCGCCTAAAAAAAGGCAGTGAGGTTATTGGTATGGATATTATCAATTCCAACAACAGCAAGGGCTTTATCTTTGCTCTCTCTGCCACTGGCAC
This Candidatus Kuenenbacteria bacterium DNA region includes the following protein-coding sequences:
- a CDS encoding MBL fold metallo-hydrolase, whose protein sequence is MQIQWLGNSCFKIQVKNNAHETLVLTDPYSPKSGLGKGRFSADLVIYSQEKNDLLLDPGEIKGTEQMANPFIIKSPGEYELQSSFVYGLPHSSKEKNTLYVLSIEDIKIAFLGLLDKKDLSSKELEAIEGVDILLIPVGGKNILNAADAAKLVNEIEPRIIIPMCYKTTGTSVDFETVDRFVKEMGNKKEELDKLKISKKDLPQEETRLILLNI
- the gyrA gene encoding DNA gyrase subunit A, producing MKDKKPTKETTPEEITPFAEAIEPREIVQEMRESYLDYAMSVIVARALPDVRDGLKPVHRRILYAMWDIGLKPSAKFRKSATVVGEVLGKYHPHGDAAVYDSMVRLAQNFSMRYPLVHGQGNFGSMDGDGAAAMRYTEAKLASISEQMLADLEKDTVNFIANYDGTQKEPQVLPAKLPNLLLNGSLGIAVGMATSIPPHNLGEVIDGICHLIDHPDADLDELMEHIKGPDFPTGASIFNIADIKQAYATGKGSIVMRADSEIIETKNGFQIIISSVPYQVNKSALIERIAELVKDKKVEGIKDIRDESAKGDVRIVIDLKKDTYPKKILNQLYKQTALQGSFHVNMLALIDGIQPRVLTLKMVLEEYIKHQQEIIVRRTKFDLDKAKARAHILEGLMLALSKIDAVIKTIKESKDRDQAKLNLMDKFKLTELQAIAILEMKLQQLANLERLKIETELKEKIALIKELESILKSKDKVLRIIKDELRGIKEKYNNERKTKIFKNAVDKFSQEDLIPDESVIVVITKDGYIKRLPPDTFKTQARGGKGVAGVTTKEEDAVDSLFATTTHKDLLFFTTRGRVFQLKAYEIPVASRTAKGQAVVNFLQLAPGEKVSAVLSLADLNTYKFLVMSTRQGTIKKVALEQFENVRRSGLIAIKLKSEDVLDWVKPSTGKDEVILTSTVGQAIRFKETNLRPMGRTASGVRGIRLKKGSEVIGMDIINSNNSKGFIFALSATGTGKLTSLKNYKIQGRGGSGVKTMKLTAKTGKLASSFIVDPSNLPEEVKGDLLIISGKGQVIRLPLKSVPNLGRDTQGVRLMRLKEEGDEVASVTLM